In one window of Phormidium ambiguum IAM M-71 DNA:
- the rplE gene encoding 50S ribosomal protein L5, whose amino-acid sequence MAQRLKTTYQETIVPKLKEQFNYTNIHQVPKIIKVTLNRGLGEAATNAKALESSLTEIGLIAGQKPVVTRAKKAIAGFKIREGMPVGIMVTLRGDRMYAFLDRLINLALPRIRDFRGISPKSFDGRGNYSLGVREQLIFPEIEYDRIDQIRGMDISIITTAKTDEEGRALLKAFGMPFRDQ is encoded by the coding sequence ATGGCACAAAGACTAAAAACCACCTATCAAGAAACAATTGTTCCCAAACTTAAGGAACAATTCAATTACACGAATATTCATCAGGTACCGAAGATTATTAAAGTGACCCTGAACCGAGGTTTGGGTGAAGCTGCTACTAATGCTAAAGCCCTGGAATCTTCCCTGACTGAAATCGGGTTAATTGCTGGTCAAAAGCCAGTAGTTACCAGAGCAAAAAAAGCGATCGCAGGTTTTAAAATCCGTGAAGGAATGCCAGTGGGAATTATGGTGACTTTACGGGGCGATCGAATGTACGCCTTTCTTGACAGATTAATCAATCTAGCACTACCCCGGATTAGAGACTTTCGGGGAATCAGTCCCAAAAGCTTCGATGGTCGTGGTAACTATAGCTTGGGCGTAAGAGAACAACTGATATTTCCCGAAATCGAATACGACAGAATCGACCAAATTCGTGGCATGGACATCTCCATTATTACCACAGCCAAAACCGACGAAGAAGGCCGCGCCTTACTCAAGGCTTTT
- the rplN gene encoding 50S ribosomal protein L14, whose product MIQPQTYLNVADNSGAKRLMCIRVLGAGNSRYGHVGDVIIAVVKDAIPNMAVKKSDVVRAVIVRTKKAMRRESGMSIRFDDNAAVIINADGNPKGTRVFGPVARELRDKNYTKIVSLAPEVL is encoded by the coding sequence GTGATTCAACCCCAAACCTACCTCAATGTTGCTGATAATAGCGGTGCCAAAAGATTAATGTGTATCCGGGTTTTAGGTGCCGGAAACAGCCGCTATGGTCATGTGGGTGATGTGATTATCGCCGTCGTCAAAGACGCAATCCCCAACATGGCAGTCAAAAAATCAGATGTAGTCCGCGCAGTTATCGTGCGTACCAAAAAAGCCATGCGGCGTGAAAGCGGAATGAGCATTCGTTTCGACGACAATGCTGCCGTGATCATCAACGCAGATGGCAACCCCAAAGGCACTCGTGTTTTTGGCCCCGTCGCACGGGAACTGCGTGACAAAAACTACACCAAAATAGTTTCCCTCGCTCCGGAGGTGCTGTAA
- the rplX gene encoding 50S ribosomal protein L24, translating into MAQSKKAEKVRRKMHVKKGDTVQVISGKDKGKVGEVIRAIPEESQVVVQGVNIRTKHVKPQQEGESGRIITFEAPIHSSNVMHYSSKQNVASRICYSFNEAGKKVRMLKKTGEILDK; encoded by the coding sequence ATGGCTCAAAGTAAGAAAGCAGAAAAAGTGCGGCGTAAAATGCACGTCAAAAAAGGCGACACCGTACAAGTAATCTCCGGCAAAGATAAAGGCAAAGTCGGCGAAGTTATTCGGGCAATACCTGAAGAAAGTCAAGTGGTAGTTCAAGGTGTAAACATTAGAACTAAGCACGTTAAACCCCAACAAGAAGGTGAATCAGGTCGCATCATTACTTTTGAAGCACCAATTCACAGTTCTAATGTCATGCACTATTCCAGCAAACAAAATGTAGCTAGTCGCATTTGTTATTCATTTAATGAAGCTGGTAAAAAGGTGCGGATGTTGAAAAAAACCGGGGAAATTCTCGACAAATAA